A section of the Citrus sinensis cultivar Valencia sweet orange chromosome 8, DVS_A1.0, whole genome shotgun sequence genome encodes:
- the LOC102620111 gene encoding triosephosphate isomerase, cytosolic — protein sequence MARKFFVGGNWKCNGTSEEVKKIVSTLNEAEVPSEDVVEVVVSPPFVFLPLVKSLLRSDFHVAAQNCWVRKGGAFTGEVSAEMLVNLSIPWVILGHSERRALLNESNDFVGDKVAYALSRGLKVIACVGETLEQRESGSTVAVVAEQTKAIAEKISNWDNVVLAYEPVWAIGTGKVATPAQAQEVHAELRKWLKDNVSAEVAASTRIIYGGSVNGANCKELAAQPDVDGFLVGGASLKPEFIDIIKSATVKKN from the exons ATGGCCCGCAAATTCTTCGTCGGCGGCAACTGGAAATGC AATGGGAcatctgaggaagtgaagaaGATTGTTTCTACATTGAATGAAGCTGAAGTTCCTTCTGAGGATGTTGTGG AGGTTGTTGTAAGCCCTCCGTTTGTGTTTCTTCCTTTGGTCAAGAGTCTGTTGCGGTCTGATTTCCATGTTGCCGCTCAAAATTGCTGGGTTCGCAAAGGTGGTGCTTTTACCGGGGAAGTTAG TGCTGAGATGCTTGTCAACTTGAGCATTCCTTGGGTCATTCTTGGTCATTCTGAAAGAAGAGCTCTTTTGAATGAGTCAAATGAT TTTGTTGGAGATAAAGTTGCTTATGCActttctcgaggcttgaaagtCATTGCTTGTGTTGGAGAGACTCTGGAACAGCGAGAATCAGGATCTACAGTGGCTGTTGTGGCTGAACAAACAAAAGCAATCGCAG AAAAAATATCCAACTGGGACAATGTTGTGTTGGCTTATGAGCCAGTTTGGGCCATTGGTACCGGGAAGGTTGCAACCCCTGCTCAGGCTCAGGAA GTCCATGCTGAACTGAGGAAATGGCTTAAAGACAATGTCAGTGCTGAAGTTGCAGCATCAACTAGAATCATCTACGGAG GTTCTGTAAATGGAGCAAATTGCAAAGAATTGGCAGCACAACCTGATGTAGATGGATTTTTGGTTGGTGGAGCTTCTCTAAag CCGGAGTTCATCGATATTATCAAGTCTGCCACAGTGAAGAAGAATTGA
- the LOC102620394 gene encoding probable serine/threonine-protein kinase PBL9: MGICLSARIKAESPFNTGVSSKYVSSDGNDMSSTGSKVSSLSVPPTPRSEGEILRSPNLKSFSFSDLKTATRNFRPDSVLGEGGFGSVFKGWIDEHSFAATKPGTGMVIAVKRLNQDGFQGHKEWLAEVNYLGQLYHPNLVKLIGYCLEDDHRLLVYEFMPRGSLENHLFRRGSYFQPLSWNLRLKVALGAAKGVAFLHGAETKVIYRDFKTSNILLDTNYNAKLSDFGLAKDGPTGDQSHVSTRVMGTYGYAAPEYLATGHLTAKSDVYSFGVVLLEMLSGRRAVDKNRPSGEHNLVEWAKPYLASKRKIFRIIDNRLEGQYTLEGAYKAATLALRCLSTEGKFRPMMAEVVTVLEQLQDSSETGNIRCNTHNRPKIRRHSADDARSRSVTAYPRPSASPLYA; encoded by the exons ATGGGGATTTGCTTGAGTGCTCGAATCAAAGCTGAGAGCCCATTCAACACAG GGGTGAGTTCAAAGTATGTTAGCTCAGATGGGAATGATATGAGCAGCACGGGTAGTAAGGTTTCATCATTATCTGTTCCTCCTACTCCTAGGAGCGAGGGTGAGATCTTGCGATCCCCTAATTTGAAGAGTTTCAGTTTTTCTGACCTCAAAACGGCCACCAGGAATTTTCGTCCAGATAGTGTGTTAGGAGAGGGTGGTTTTGGTTCTGTTTTTAAAGGGTGGATTGATGAGCATTCATTCGCTGCTACCAAGCCTGGGACTGGTATGGTTATTGCTGTGAAAAGGCTTAACCAAGATGGTTTCCAAGGTCACAAGGAGTGGCTG GCAGAAGTAAATTATCTGGGGCAGCTTTACCATCCCAATCTTGTGAAATTGATTGGATACTGCTTGGAGGATGACCACAGACTTTTGGTGTATGAGTTCATGCCTCGAGGCAGCTTGGAGAATCATTTGTTTAGGA GGGGCTCTTATTTCCAGCCTCTTTCTTGGAACCTTCGCTTGAAGGTGGCTCTTGGTGCTGCTAAGGGGGTTGCCTTTCTTCATGGTGCtgaaacaaaagttatatATCGGGATTTCAAGACGTCAAACATCTTGCTTGACACT AACTACAATGCAAAGCTTTCTGATTTTGGTTTGGCCAAAGATGGACCAACAGGTGATCAGAGCCACGTATCTACCAGAGTTATGGGAACATACGGATATGCAGCTCCAGAGTACCTTGCAACAG GCCATCTAACTGCTAAGAGCGATGTCTATAGTTTTGGAGTTGTTCTTCTAGAAATGTTATCTGGCCGGAGAGCAGTAGACAAGAATCGGCCATCTGGAGAGCACAATCTAGTCGAGTGGGCTAAACCCTATCTGGCAAGTAAACGTAAGATCTTTCGGATCATAGACAACCGACTTGAAGGCCAGTATACATTGGAGGGAGCCTACAAGGCAGCTACTCTTGCATTGCGATGTCTATCAACTGAAGGCAAGTTCAGGCCTATGATGGCTGAAGTTGTTACAGTATTGGAGCAGCTTCAGGATTCAAGTGAAACAGGAAACATCCGCTGCAATACACACAATAGGCCAAAGATTCGTAggcacagtgcagatgatgccAGGAGCAGAAGTGTTACTGCTTACCCTCGGCCTTCTGCTTCGCCTCTGTATGCTTGA
- the LOC102620669 gene encoding serine/threonine-protein kinase PCRK1 isoform X2 produces MIIKSAVMIRNWMLLLSSLIVKVSSMQGHKEWINEVNFLGVVKHPNLVKLVGYCAEDDERGMQRLLVYELMHNKSLEDHLLSRVPTPLAWIARLKIAQDAARGLAYLHEEMDFQLIFRDFKTSNILLDEDYKAKLSDFGLARQGPPEGLGHVSTSVVGTVGYAAPEYVQTGRLTAKSDVWSFGVVLYELITGRRAVERNLPRNEQKLLEWVRPYVSDSKKFHLIIDPRLEGNYCIKSAQKLAALASKCLTKQPKSRPKMSEVVDILGNIISEISSQDEVTLQPVAEIEDVKEEPEAEAVVESAKQGNSYLKKVFDIRDLVNLRNKSIGKLDWRNWTPGLVRSW; encoded by the exons ATGATCATCAAATCAGCGGTCATGATTCGAAATTGGATGTTGCTATTAAGCAGCTTAATCGTCAAGGTTTCCAG CATGCAGGGGCATAAGGAATGGATCAATGAGGTGAACTTTTTGGGTGTGGTCAAGCACCCGAATCTTGTCAAGTTAGTTGGATATTGTGCAGAAGATGATGAAAGAGGGATGCAAAGGCTATTGGTCTATGAGCTTATGCATAATAAAAGCTTGGAGGACCATCTATTGTCTCGAGTTCCTACGCCTCTTGCTTGGATAGCAAGGTTAAAAATTGCTCAAGATGCGGCCCGTGGTTTAGCATACTTGCATGAAGAAATGGATTTTCAG CTAATATTTCGGGATTTTAAAACATCAAACATTCTGCTAGATGAGGACTATAAAGCAAAGCTTTCAGACTTTGGACTGGCTAGGCAGGGGCCACCAGAAGGTCTTGGCCATGTTTCAACATCA GTTGTAGGCACAGTTGGTTATGCTGCTCCAGAGTATGTTCAGACTGGAAGGCTGACTGCTAAGAGTGATGTTTGGAGCTTTGGGGTTGTTCTTTATGAACTAATCACAGGAAGGCGAGCAGTTGAGAGAAATCTTCCTCGGAATGAGCAGAAGCTTTTGGAATGGGTGAGACCCTATGTGTCGGATTCTAAGAAATTCCACCTCATTATTGACCCACGACTTGAAGGAAATTACTGCATTAAATCCGCTCAAAAACTTGCCGCTCTAGCAAGCAAATGTTTAACGAAGCAGCCAAAGTCCCGTCCTAAAATGAGTGAGGTGGTAGACATACTAGGAAATATCATTAGTGAGATTTCATCTCAAGATGAAGTCACACTTCAACCTGTTGCTGAAATTGAAGATGTGAAGGAAGAACCAGAAGCAGAGGCTGTGGTCGAGTCTGCCAAACAAGGAAACAGTTATTTGAAGAAGGTTTTTGATATTCGAGATCTGGTCAACTTAAGAAATAAATCCATTGGCAAGTTAGATTGGAGAAATTGGACGCCTGGGTTGGTAAGAAGTTGGTGA
- the LOC102620669 gene encoding serine/threonine-protein kinase PCRK1 isoform X1, producing the protein MKCFHFSNGERERRDGGDDGGVVSRTSKVSWARSLSVASSSVDTRRSEFDSDSRDWSDSLAFYELLSQRRANDLRVFSFAELKSATRGFSRALLIGEGGFGCVYRGVVRVSSDDHQISGHDSKLDVAIKQLNRQGFQGHKEWINEVNFLGVVKHPNLVKLVGYCAEDDERGMQRLLVYELMHNKSLEDHLLSRVPTPLAWIARLKIAQDAARGLAYLHEEMDFQLIFRDFKTSNILLDEDYKAKLSDFGLARQGPPEGLGHVSTSVVGTVGYAAPEYVQTGRLTAKSDVWSFGVVLYELITGRRAVERNLPRNEQKLLEWVRPYVSDSKKFHLIIDPRLEGNYCIKSAQKLAALASKCLTKQPKSRPKMSEVVDILGNIISEISSQDEVTLQPVAEIEDVKEEPEAEAVVESAKQGNSYLKKVFDIRDLVNLRNKSIGKLDWRNWTPGLVRSW; encoded by the exons ATGAAGTGTTTCCATTTCAGCAAcggggagagagagaggcgCGACGGCGGCGACGACGGCGGTGTCGTTTCGAGGACTTCGAAGGTATCATGGGCTCGTTCACTCAGTGTGGCGTCTAGTAGCGTTGACACCAGGCGTTCGGAGTTTGACTCTGACTCCCGGGACTGGTCTGACTCGCTGGCGTTTTACGAGTTGTTGTCTCAGCGGAGAGCTAATGATCTGAGAGTCTTTTCGTTTGCTGAGCTGAAATCTGCTACTAGAGGGTTCAGTAGAGCTTTGTTGATTGGTGAAGGAGGGTTTGGTTGTGTGTATAGAGGTGTTGTTAGGGTTTCTTCTGATGATCATCAAATCAGCGGTCATGATTCGAAATTGGATGTTGCTATTAAGCAGCTTAATCGTCAAGGTTTCCAG GGGCATAAGGAATGGATCAATGAGGTGAACTTTTTGGGTGTGGTCAAGCACCCGAATCTTGTCAAGTTAGTTGGATATTGTGCAGAAGATGATGAAAGAGGGATGCAAAGGCTATTGGTCTATGAGCTTATGCATAATAAAAGCTTGGAGGACCATCTATTGTCTCGAGTTCCTACGCCTCTTGCTTGGATAGCAAGGTTAAAAATTGCTCAAGATGCGGCCCGTGGTTTAGCATACTTGCATGAAGAAATGGATTTTCAG CTAATATTTCGGGATTTTAAAACATCAAACATTCTGCTAGATGAGGACTATAAAGCAAAGCTTTCAGACTTTGGACTGGCTAGGCAGGGGCCACCAGAAGGTCTTGGCCATGTTTCAACATCA GTTGTAGGCACAGTTGGTTATGCTGCTCCAGAGTATGTTCAGACTGGAAGGCTGACTGCTAAGAGTGATGTTTGGAGCTTTGGGGTTGTTCTTTATGAACTAATCACAGGAAGGCGAGCAGTTGAGAGAAATCTTCCTCGGAATGAGCAGAAGCTTTTGGAATGGGTGAGACCCTATGTGTCGGATTCTAAGAAATTCCACCTCATTATTGACCCACGACTTGAAGGAAATTACTGCATTAAATCCGCTCAAAAACTTGCCGCTCTAGCAAGCAAATGTTTAACGAAGCAGCCAAAGTCCCGTCCTAAAATGAGTGAGGTGGTAGACATACTAGGAAATATCATTAGTGAGATTTCATCTCAAGATGAAGTCACACTTCAACCTGTTGCTGAAATTGAAGATGTGAAGGAAGAACCAGAAGCAGAGGCTGTGGTCGAGTCTGCCAAACAAGGAAACAGTTATTTGAAGAAGGTTTTTGATATTCGAGATCTGGTCAACTTAAGAAATAAATCCATTGGCAAGTTAGATTGGAGAAATTGGACGCCTGGGTTGGTAAGAAGTTGGTGA
- the LOC102620954 gene encoding factor of DNA methylation 4, with product MPRNFEKSDLSWSELKDYEYKKYNQLKKGDLKVEVSETAYRCPFCRGKKETDYLYKELLQHASDVGRSRSRGAREKAQHLALEKYVSKYLVVKDRSQLEPGTSSECLKITDHQPDQLLVYPWVGIVANIKTQRGEDGRYVGESGSKLRDEFRSKGFNPLKVHPLWSRRGHSGFAVVEFYKDWAGFKNAIMFEKSFEVDHHGKKDFYAVKNLGDKLYGWIARDDDYNSKSLIGDHLRKNGDLKTVSGKEAEDQRKTSTLVTNLTRTLEVKDMRYKEMEMKYLETSTYLDLTMEQMDEMNKSRNEEIRKMQQSAHDHFQKIYLEHEKATSQLEARKKQLEEREKQLQYREAKNETERKKLHSEKIMNERATLEQKKADEKVWRLAQVHKEEKEKLRRKIIELQKGLDAKQALELEIEQKRGTIQVMKHMREENVEVQEKMDAIIKEIKEKEGEMDVVEALNQSLIVRERKSNDELQEARKELINSLKEGRTRATIGVKRMGEIDNRPFLAAAKAKFPAEEADEKGLELCSLWEEYLRDPNWHPFKILVDKEGNCKEIIDVEDQKLKSLKNEYGEQVHNAVALAQSEMNQYNPSGRYTIPELWNFKENRKATLKEGAIHLLNQWRVNRKRKRN from the exons ATGCCACgcaattttgaaaaaagtgaCCTTAGTTGGTCTGAGTTAAAAGattatgaatataaaaaatataatcaactGAAGAAAGGGGACCTCAAGGTTGAAGTTTCAGAGACTGCATATAGATGCCCATTTTGTCGTGGGAAGAAGGAAACAGATTATTTGTACAAGGAGCTTCTCCAACATGCTTCTGATGTTGGTAGGTCAAGAAGTAGGGGTGCAAGAGAAAAAGCTCAGCATTTAGCACTGGAGAAATATGTTAGCAAGTATCTTGTGGTCAAGGATCGATCACAATTAGAGCCTGGCACCAGTTCTGAGTGTTTGAAGATAACTGATCATCAACCAGATCAGCTGTTAGTCTACCCTTGGGTCGGTATTGTTGCAAATATCAAAACTCAGCGGGGAGAAGATGGGCGGTATGTTGGGGAGAGTGGCTCAAAATTGAGGGATGAGTTCAGAAGTAAAGGATTTAATCCCCTGAAAGTTCATCCTCTTTGGTCTCGCAGAGGTCATTCAGGGTTTGCTGTTGTGGAGTTTTACAAGGATTGGGCTGGATTTAAGAATGCAATTATGTTTGAGAAGAGTTTTGAAGTTGATCATCATGGGAAGAAAGACTTTTATGCAGTGAAAAACTTAGGAGATAAATTGTATGGATGGATTGCTAGGGATGATGACTACAACTCCAAAAGCCTTATTGGTGATCATCTCCGCAAAAATGGAGATCTTAAAACTGTTTCTGGGAAAGAAGCAGAGGATCAAAGGAAGACATCGACACTTGTGACAAACTTGACTCGCACATTAGAGGTAAAAGATATGCGTTATAAGGAGATGGAGATGAAATATCTTGAGACTAGCACATATCTTGACTTGACAATGGAGCAGATGGATGAGATGAATAAATCTCGTAATGAAG AAATCAGAAAGATGCAGCAAAGTGCACATGATCATTTTCAGAAGATTTACTTGGAGCACGAGAAGGCTACATCGCAACTGGAAGCCCGGAAAAAGCAATTAGAGGAGCGTGAGAAACAGTTGCAGTATCGAGAAGCCAAAAATGAAACTGAGAGGAAAAAACTTCATTCTGAAAAGATAATG aATGAAAGGGCAACCTTGGAGCAAAAGAAGGCTGATGAAAAAGTGTGGAGGTTGGCACAAGTTCACaag GAAGAAAAGGAGAAACTGCgcagaaaaataattgagctACAAAAAGGACTTGATGCCAAGCAAGCATTGGAGTTAGAGATAGAGCAAAAGAGAGGAACTATACAAGTGATGAAACACATGAGAGAGGAAAATGTGGAGGTCCAGGAGAAGATGGATgcaattattaaagaaataaaggaGAAGGAAGGGGAAATGGATGTTGTGGAAGCGCTTAATCAAAGTCTTATTGTCCGGGAGCGGAAAAGTAATGATGAATTGCAAGAAGCTCGCAAGGAGTTAATAAAT AGTTTGAAGGAGGGGAGAACCCGAGCTACTATTGGAGTGAAAAGAATGGGAGAAATTGATAATAGACCATTCCTGGCTGCAGCAAAGGCAAAATTTCCTGCAGAAGAAGCAGACGAGAAAGGACTGGAGCTATGCTCACTATGGGAGGAATATTTAAGGGATCCTAACTGGCATCCTTTCAAAATCTTGGTGGATAAGGAAGGAAATTGTAAG GAAATTATAGATGTGGAGgatcaaaaattgaaaagtctgAAGAATGAATACGGTGAACAAGTTCATAATGCTGTGGCCTTAGCTCAGTCTGAGATGAATCAGTACAATCCAAGCGGTAGATACACAATTCCAGAGCTATGGAACTTCAAGGAAAATAGGAAGGCAACACTGAAGGAGGGAGCCATACATTTATTGAACCAGTGGAGGGTGAACCggaagaggaagagaaatTGA